AACGTCGACATGACTTTCGCAACAGTTCAAGCAAGCAGCGACGCACCTTTTCTGAGTGGTTGCGCTCTGTGTTCAACGCGCGCCTCGGTGTTGACCGCAGAAAACAGGAACGCAGAAAAAATCCGGATCGCCGCCGACAAGACCTTAAGAACCTGCTCACCGAAGAAGAGATTAACGAACTTCTCAACTGGTAGATCGCTCCATTCTTACATTTCCCGACAGAATAGAATGAATTGGGTTTGTTCGTAAGTCAACTTATGGTATACTGCCTTTAATGATCCAAAATAAAAACAACAGGATGGAATATAAAACCTATGTGTTTAGCAGTACCTTCAAAAATTATAGAAATTAACAATGCGCTGGCCAAGGTGGAAGTGGACGGGGTGGTCCGGGAGGCCAGTCTGATGCTGCTCGAAGATGCCGGCATTGGGGATTATGTTATTATTCATGCCGGATTTGCCATTTCAAAGGTAGATGAAGAGGCGGCCTTGCAAACCATTGCAGATATGCGCAAGATACTTGAACTGGGTGGCGATCCGGCCTGACGTTTTTAAATGGCTTTTTCGGGTCTGTCGGCAAAACAAATTGAAATCTCAGGGGTGGTCCAGGGTGTTGGATTCCGCCCTTTTTTATTTGGATTAGCCCACGCACATCATCTTTGCGGGCATGTATCCAATACGGCCTCTGGTGTGGCTCTTCTTGTTCAGGGTACGCCAAAAGATCTGGATGCGTTTCTTTCGGAAATTCCTGATAAAAAACCGCTGCTGTCACAAATCTCACAGATCGTTGCAACAGATACGCCCCCGTTGAACCTGACTGATTTTGCGATTATCAAAAGCCGGGATACCCAGAGCAAATCGGCCCTAATATCCCCGGATGTCGGGGTGTGTCCGGATTGTCTCAAAGAGATGCATGACGCCGCGGACCGCCGATTTGAATACCCGTTTATAAACTGCACCAATTGCGGACCAAGATACACCATTATCCAGGATATTCCCTATGACCGGCCTAAAACGTCCATGAAATCCTTTACCATGTGTCCGGACTGCCTCAAGGAATATGAAGACCCCTTAAACCGACGATTTCATGCACAGCCCAATGCCTGCCCTGTTTGCGGTCCCCAGGTGTTTTTAACGGATAATACAGGAAAACGGGTGGACGGAACTGATCCGGCACAAGCCATGGTGCTTGCGGCCCGGTTTCTCAGGCAGGGAAGAATCGTTGCGGTTAAGGGCCTGGGCGGGTTCCATCTGGCTGTGGATGCATCCAACGCAACGGCTGTTGATCTGCTGCGGCAACGAAAAAAACGACCTCATAAACCCTTTGCTCTGATGGCGGCTTGGGACTCCTCTCTATTTGACCATGTTCACATGGATAAAGATGAAAGTGCACTGCTTTCATCCTATCACCGTCCCATTGTATTACTGAAAAAAAAGGCGAGCACCCGATCCATAAACACGGCGGGACTGGCGCCGAACCTGGCACCGGACAATACTTGCCTGGGCATTATGCTGCCATATACACCGTTGCACTATCTGCTTTTGGACAAAGGGCCTGATATTCTGGTCATGACATCGGGGAACCGGTCCGGCGAACCCTTGTCCATTGACAATGCAGACGCTCTGGACGCCTTTTCTCATATTGCCGACTATTTTCTGCTCCACGACCGGGATATCTATTTCAGAGCCGATGATTCCATTGCCAGAATCCAACAGGGAACACCACGATTTTTGCGCCGGTCCAGGGGATATGCCCCCCTGCCTGTGGATATCACCCCGCCGACAGGTGATAAAATGGCCAATATTCTTGGCTGCGGGGCGGGAATGAAATCTGCCATCTGTTTAACCAGGGACCGGTATGCATTTTTAAGCCCACACATTGGGGATCTCGAATCGATGCAGGTCCAAAATTTTTATAAAGACACCATTGAGCATATGCAAAAAATCCTGGATATCCGACCCGCTTGTGTGGCCCATGACCTGCATTCGGGATATTTTTCCACACAGTTCGCCCAAATGCTTGGGGATCAGGGGTTGCCGTTGATAGGGGTCCAGCACCACCATGCCCATGCCCTTTCCTGCATGGCGGAAAATCACCTGGGTGGAGAGGTACTTGCCCTGGCCCTGGATGGCACAGGTTTAGGTACGGACGGGCACATCTGGGGCGGTGAAATCCTGACTTGTACTGATGAAGGGTTTGAACGAAAGGCGCATCTGAATTATCTGCCCATGCCGGGAGGAGATGCCGCGGTGAC
This window of the uncultured Desulfobacter sp. genome carries:
- the hypF gene encoding carbamoyltransferase HypF — its product is MAFSGLSAKQIEISGVVQGVGFRPFLFGLAHAHHLCGHVSNTASGVALLVQGTPKDLDAFLSEIPDKKPLLSQISQIVATDTPPLNLTDFAIIKSRDTQSKSALISPDVGVCPDCLKEMHDAADRRFEYPFINCTNCGPRYTIIQDIPYDRPKTSMKSFTMCPDCLKEYEDPLNRRFHAQPNACPVCGPQVFLTDNTGKRVDGTDPAQAMVLAARFLRQGRIVAVKGLGGFHLAVDASNATAVDLLRQRKKRPHKPFALMAAWDSSLFDHVHMDKDESALLSSYHRPIVLLKKKASTRSINTAGLAPNLAPDNTCLGIMLPYTPLHYLLLDKGPDILVMTSGNRSGEPLSIDNADALDAFSHIADYFLLHDRDIYFRADDSIARIQQGTPRFLRRSRGYAPLPVDITPPTGDKMANILGCGAGMKSAICLTRDRYAFLSPHIGDLESMQVQNFYKDTIEHMQKILDIRPACVAHDLHSGYFSTQFAQMLGDQGLPLIGVQHHHAHALSCMAENHLGGEVLALALDGTGLGTDGHIWGGEILTCTDEGFERKAHLNYLPMPGGDAAVTAPWRMAVSLLYKVYGSGMMDLDIPFIHALDKSKLTFLIQMMERQINCPLTSSTGRLFDAVSALLMICHEISYDSQAAIALEAAANFKATTNTAYPFDIIAEDDGCKIMDAAPWVRQMVADIKTGEPRSNVAARFHRTLAGMMVDAAAQVGQETGLDRIVLSGGVFNNDAIFSQITHLLKAKGFKVYTHSIVPCGDGGIALGQTMAAAAFQHTL
- a CDS encoding HypC/HybG/HupF family hydrogenase formation chaperone codes for the protein MCLAVPSKIIEINNALAKVEVDGVVREASLMLLEDAGIGDYVIIHAGFAISKVDEEAALQTIADMRKILELGGDPA